From one Sardina pilchardus chromosome 6, fSarPil1.1, whole genome shotgun sequence genomic stretch:
- the LOC134082358 gene encoding E3 ubiquitin-protein ligase NHLRC1-like, translating to MATATPGSVEALVALLHTHLLECKVCMETFSSDADTHPDRRPMSLYCGHVLCGECVRLLTNPGQPLHCPFCRLPGDPALVSACWPLTDLQVLLQDHEEPFTSSGSLSPPGVEEWECSSSGGDSRATAMTALDDGALRLVRAFGGWGALANPTGMALFRSGALAVVHDGKARVAVFGPRGRRLHSFGRRCVSGGSRTGLTHTHTHTHTLTHPLGVAVLPGGQLVVTDAGDSALKVFTSRGGAVAEARDWLSVPWGVCVSADGAVLVADDQRGALVRVRVDAASGQIRGQEVLLEGLQNPRAVACCPLTGHIALLEHTHTRTHTHTHTSEHTGSPEDAHTHTPTHPRVASSWRLKLYADDLTLLTQLDSLGLGLRTGSPASPPLCLTAVTFDTAGKLVAADASAATVWSLGRPWQEPRVTHTHTHTHSHTHSVTLTPLVTHGLVRPVGLAVRGDLLLVLDSGDHSVKMYSHTHTHTP from the exons atggccaCTGCTACTCCTGGCTCTGTGGAGGCTCTGGTGGCgttgctgcacacacacctgctggagTGTAAGGTGTGTATGGAGACGTTCAGCTCCGACGCCGACACACACCCCGACCGCCGTCCCATGAGCCTCTACTGCGGCCACGTGCTGTGCGGCGAGTGTGTGCGACTACTGACCAATCCTGGCCAGCCGCTGCACTGCCCCTTCTGCCGTCTCCCTGGAGACCCCGCACTCGTCTCCGCCTGCTGGCCACTCACGGACCTACAG GTGCTCCTGCAGGATCATGAGGAGCCCTTCACCAGCTCCggctctctgtccccccctgGTGTTGAGGAGTGGgagtgcagcagcagcggtggggACAGCAGAGCGACGGCGATGACGGCGCTGGATGACGGGGCGCTGCGATTGGTGCGTGCGTTCGGCGGCTGGGGCGCGCTGGCCAACCCCACGGGAATGGCGCTGTTCCGCTCGGGGGCGCTGGCCGTGGTGCATGATGGGAAGGCGCGCGTGGCGGTGTTCGGCCCGCGGGGGCGCCGGCTGCACTCGTTCGGACGCAGGTGTGTGAGTGGCGGCTCTCGGAccggactcacacacacacacacacacacacacacactcactcacccgcTGGGCGTGGCCGTGTTGCCCGGGGGACAGCTGGTCGTCACGGACGCGGGAGACTCCGCCCTGAAGGTGTTCACGTCGAGAGGCGGGGCCGTGGCGGAGGCGCGCGATTGGCTGAGCGTGCcgtggggcgtgtgtgtgagcgcggaCGGAGCCGTGCTGGTGGCGGACGACCAGCGGGGGGCGCTGGTGAGGGTCAGAGTGGACGCGGCCAGCGGGCAGATCAGGGGGCAGGAAGTGCTACTGGAGGGGCTACAGAACCCTCGCGCTGTCGCCTGTTGCCCCCTCACAGGGCACATCGCCctgctggagcacacacacacacgcacacacacacacacacacaccagcgagcACACGGGCTCTCCAgaggacgcgcacacacacaccccaacacacccccGCGTGGCGAGCAGCTGGCGTCTGAAGCTCTACGCCGATGACCTCACCCTGCTGACCCAGCTGGACTCCCTCGGCCTCGGCCTCCGCACAGGAAGTCCCGCCTCCCCGCCGCTCTGCCTCACGGCCGTGACCTTTGACACGGCGGGAAAGCTGGTCGCCGCGGACGCGAGCGCCGCCACCGTGTGGAGCCTGGGCCGGCCGTGGCAGGAGCCacgagtgacacacacacacacacacacacactcacacacacactcagtgacccTCACGCCGCTCGTCACACACGGACTCGTCCGCCCCGTCGGATTGGCCGTCAGAGGAGACCTGCTGCTCGTGCTGGACAGTGGAGACCACTCCGTGAagatgtactcacacacacacacacacactccgtga